CGATGTCCTCGGGTTCGGCCACGCGGCCCAGAGGAATACGGCTTTCGTAGTAGCCGGGCTTGTTCTCGCGGGATTCCTTTGTCATGTCGGTGGCGACAATGCCCAGGGCGACGCCGTTAACCGTGATCCCCCTGGGGGAAAGCTCTCTGGCCATGGAGATGGTCAGGGCCACCATGCCGGCCTTACTGGCCGCGTAGTGGGCATGGCCGGTGGTGGAGCCGTTAAAAGCGGCCTGGGAATTGATGTTGATGATCCTGCCCGGACGTCCCTTGTCCAGATTGGATTTCGCAAAATACTGAGAGGTTAAAAATGGCCCGGTCAGGTTGACGTCCAGCGATCGTTGCCAGTCCTCAAGCGGGATTTCCTGGCACCAGCCCTGGAGCCAGATGCCTGCGTTGTTGACCAGAATGTCCAGATCGCCCAGAAGCCGTTCGGCTTCCTGCATAAAGGCCAGCGTGCTCTCAGAGGACCCGAGGTCGGCCGCCAGCGCGGTGGCTTTGACGCCGTAGCTTTCTGCTTCCTTTGCCACTTCTTCGATGGCAGCTCCCATACGGCTGGCGCAGATGACGAGGTTAACCCCTTCCTTTGCCAGTCCCAGTGCAATGGCCCGTCCCACGCCCCTGGAGGCTCCGGTGACCACTGCGTTTTTTCCTTTTAATTTTAAATCCATTTTTGCACCCCTTTTTTTGTCAATTGGAAATTGAAAGTGGAAAACGAGCGGCTTTTGCTGTCCTTTTCCATTTTCAGTTTTCAACTTTTTTCTGTGAGGGATGGTGCGCCGGTCCGGTACACCATCCCCCTTTCAATTGTTTACAGATAATCCAGAAATTTTTATTTCAAACTTGGAGCATTTCTGGATTATCTGCATTTGCTTCATTGCCGGACGACCGCTCACGCTCCTTCGTCCTACCGGTTTCTTTCAGAAACCGGATTCAGCT
The DNA window shown above is from Eubacterium limosum and carries:
- a CDS encoding SDR family NAD(P)-dependent oxidoreductase, with the translated sequence MDLKLKGKNAVVTGASRGVGRAIALGLAKEGVNLVICASRMGAAIEEVAKEAESYGVKATALAADLGSSESTLAFMQEAERLLGDLDILVNNAGIWLQGWCQEIPLEDWQRSLDVNLTGPFLTSQYFAKSNLDKGRPGRIININSQAAFNGSTTGHAHYAASKAGMVALTISMARELSPRGITVNGVALGIVATDMTKESRENKPGYYESRIPLGRVAEPEDIAGIVVFMASEPAGYLTGTTIDATGGMLMR